A region from the Arachis ipaensis cultivar K30076 chromosome B01, Araip1.1, whole genome shotgun sequence genome encodes:
- the LOC107610804 gene encoding uncharacterized protein LOC107610804 — MAGKTLNALFDSGASYTFIAFEKADELELKIVVLGYDLKVYNATHEAMVTKLGCPQVPFRVQGRDFVHNLICLPMIGLDLILGLDWLSKNRVLLDCSTKTVYFMPEGTEGQVVVNNYYLNSMMVNCSRAECQGILLLAAEILGDDQNLEQIPVVCEFP, encoded by the coding sequence ATGGCAGGTAAAACTTTGAATgctttgtttgattctggagCTTCATATActtttattgcatttgagaaGGCTGATGAGCTAGAATTGAAAATAGTAGTACTGGGGTATGATTTAAAGGTATATAATGCTACCCACGAGGCTATGGTGACTAAGTTAGGGTGCCCCCAAGTTCCTTTTCGAGTACAAGGGCGTGATTTCGTGCATAACTTAATTTGTTTACCGATGATTGGTCTTGATCTCATtctgggattggactggttatccaaGAACCGCGTTCTACTAGATTGCTCGACAAAAACAGTGTATTTCATGCCTGAAGGCACTGAAGGGCAAGTTGTAGTGAATAACTACTACTTGAATTccatgatggtgaactgttctagGGCTGAATGTCAGGGGATATTGTTGCTAGCTGCGGAAATTTTGGGTGATGATCAGAACTTGGAACAAATCCCCGTTGTGTGTGAGTTTCCATAA